A genomic region of Luteibacter aegosomatissinici contains the following coding sequences:
- a CDS encoding glutathione S-transferase family protein, with product MANLILSTFDWVPEPPRGYVRDLRVRWALEEAGLPYEVRGVPFKERGPDHFAHQPFGQVPWITDGDISLFESGAILMHIASRSDVLMPNNERGRAEVLEWVFAALNSVEMASVPWSILAFSDENRESTAWQKLDGFLQLRLGHMEKVLADREWLAGEFSVADILMADVLRLVDRFDGLEEYPACQDYVLRATARPSFLKARADQIAHFAAAD from the coding sequence GTGGCCAACCTGATCCTCAGCACATTCGACTGGGTGCCCGAACCGCCGCGTGGCTACGTACGCGACCTGCGCGTGCGCTGGGCGCTCGAAGAGGCCGGGTTGCCATACGAAGTTCGTGGCGTGCCCTTCAAGGAACGCGGTCCCGATCACTTCGCCCACCAGCCTTTCGGCCAGGTGCCATGGATTACCGATGGCGATATTTCATTGTTCGAGAGCGGGGCCATCCTGATGCACATCGCCAGCCGCAGCGATGTGCTCATGCCGAACAACGAACGTGGGCGCGCTGAAGTCCTGGAGTGGGTCTTCGCTGCACTCAACTCGGTGGAGATGGCCAGTGTGCCGTGGTCCATCCTGGCGTTCTCCGACGAAAACCGCGAATCAACCGCGTGGCAGAAGCTCGATGGCTTCCTGCAATTGCGCCTCGGCCACATGGAGAAGGTGCTGGCTGACCGCGAATGGCTGGCCGGTGAGTTCTCCGTCGCCGATATCCTGATGGCCGATGTGCTCCGCCTGGTCGATCGCTTCGATGGACTCGAGGAATACCCCGCTTGCCAGGACTACGTGCTGCGTGCGACGGCGCGACCTTCGTTCCTCAAGGCGCGCGCCGACCAGATCGCGCATTTCGCCGCGGCGGATTGA